The Actinomycetota bacterium region CCCAGCTATTAGGAATAGGAAGGAACACTGCATATGAAATGTGTCGAATTGGCCGTATTCCCACGGTCAAGCTTGGCAGACGAAAGATAGTGCCAAGAAAGGCACTTGAAAAACTACTAA contains the following coding sequences:
- a CDS encoding helix-turn-helix domain-containing protein; this translates as MLQHESEKWAFSIEEVAQLLGIGRNTAYEMCRIGRIPTVKLGRRKIVPRKALEKLLSSEESMKDDKEL